One genomic region from Pseudomonas sp. R5-89-07 encodes:
- a CDS encoding type II toxin-antitoxin system PemK/MazF family toxin has product MALLYQPKEGSVLICDFRGYEVPEITKVRPVIVVRKHRTNRLLVTVVPLSTTAPQQVLEHHLQLDSHLQGASPTCWAKCDIVATVSLGRLDRIKSKDRHGKRTYKIAELTHDQFVAIKAAVRGALGLR; this is encoded by the coding sequence ATGGCACTTCTCTATCAGCCCAAGGAGGGCAGCGTGTTGATTTGTGATTTTCGTGGGTATGAGGTTCCGGAAATCACCAAGGTTCGGCCCGTTATTGTGGTACGCAAACATCGGACCAATAGATTGCTAGTCACGGTGGTACCGCTAAGCACTACGGCTCCACAGCAGGTGTTGGAGCATCATTTGCAGCTTGATAGTCACCTTCAAGGGGCAAGTCCGACGTGCTGGGCTAAATGCGACATTGTCGCGACAGTGAGCTTGGGCCGATTGGATCGAATAAAAAGTAAAGATCGTCATGGCAAACGAACTTACAAAATTGCAGAGCTTACCCATGACCAGTTTGTGGCGATAAAAGCGGCGGTGCGCGGTGCGCTCGGCTTGCGATAA